From one Shewanella sp. GD04112 genomic stretch:
- a CDS encoding RseA family anti-sigma factor, protein MDKLGQEWVSAAVDGETDLQTMAELAADTHSHNKWRNYHVIGDAMRGELPQTMALDLSASIAAAIELEPAIVSPQVSAPEVTAAPQQVAVNAGQSRVVPLFKQFGQYAIAATVAMFAIVGVQNFNQTADDAASPSPVLITRPLVGSASPVSLQTGPVQQNQSYTNDQMNEQRRRINTYIQDHMLQQRLNTGAVVEDNSEVIPVPVNQ, encoded by the coding sequence ATGGATAAATTAGGTCAAGAATGGGTATCTGCCGCTGTCGATGGAGAGACAGATCTGCAGACTATGGCAGAACTTGCTGCCGATACGCATTCACATAATAAATGGCGTAACTATCATGTGATAGGTGATGCTATGCGGGGAGAGCTGCCCCAAACTATGGCGTTAGACCTTTCCGCCAGTATTGCGGCTGCAATCGAACTTGAGCCTGCCATTGTCTCGCCTCAAGTGAGCGCGCCTGAAGTCACAGCGGCTCCACAGCAAGTGGCTGTAAATGCTGGCCAAAGCCGTGTTGTGCCTTTATTCAAGCAGTTTGGTCAGTATGCGATTGCCGCTACTGTGGCTATGTTCGCCATCGTAGGCGTACAGAACTTTAACCAAACCGCCGATGATGCCGCGTCGCCATCGCCTGTGCTCATCACCCGTCCTCTGGTCGGTAGTGCATCGCCAGTGAGCCTACAGACAGGTCCTGTGCAGCAAAATCAGAGCTACACAAATGACCAAATGAACGAGCAACGTCGCCGAATTAATACTTATATTCAGGACCATATGTTGCAACAACGATTGAATACGGGTGCCGTTGTAGAAGACAATAGCGAGGTTATTCCCGTTCCTGTCAATCAGTAG
- the rpoE gene encoding RNA polymerase sigma factor RpoE, which yields MSGQISDQQLVERVQRGDKNAFNLLVLKYQSKVVSLISRYVRNQADVTDVAQEAFIKAYRALPNFRGESAFYTWLYRIAVNTAKNYLVSQGRRAPANDVDAEDAEYYEGSDALKEFASPERLMLSDEIKKVVFETLETLPEELRMAISLRELDGMSYEDIAIIMDCPVGTVRSRIFRAREAIDKKLQPLLEE from the coding sequence ATGAGTGGACAAATAAGTGATCAACAATTAGTTGAGCGCGTACAACGGGGAGATAAAAACGCTTTTAACCTGTTGGTGCTTAAATATCAGAGTAAAGTGGTGAGCTTGATTTCACGCTATGTGCGTAACCAAGCCGACGTTACCGATGTAGCACAGGAAGCGTTTATCAAAGCTTATCGAGCTTTGCCAAACTTTCGCGGAGAAAGTGCGTTTTATACCTGGTTGTACCGCATAGCCGTAAACACGGCTAAGAATTACCTCGTGTCACAGGGGCGCAGAGCACCTGCAAATGATGTGGATGCAGAGGATGCCGAATACTACGAAGGCAGTGATGCGCTAAAGGAGTTTGCCTCCCCTGAGCGACTAATGTTATCGGACGAAATCAAAAAAGTGGTTTTCGAGACATTAGAAACCTTGCCGGAAGAATTACGTATGGCGATTTCGCTGCGTGAACTCGATGGGATGAGTTACGAGGATATTGCCATCATCATGGATTGCCCTGTGGGTACTGTAAGATCTCGTATCTTCCGCGCCCGTGAAGCAATCGATAAAAAACTCCAGCCATTACTGGAAGAGTAA